Proteins co-encoded in one Desulfobacterales bacterium genomic window:
- a CDS encoding RecQ family ATP-dependent DNA helicase — MHSAGKSPPPFHDESAHSTEKTAIDRLLSRLLAFDIEVTKTGALRHLGAAFQDKTFEWTGEKAVRSALLNLDDFGADARYVLGHNIFSHDLPFLAGMAPELKMLSLPIIDTLYLSPLAFPQNPYHRLIKDYKLVRSSLSDPLEDVRLALSVFREQWESFAQQSENCPELLSFYRFCFQESRFGGFSGQGLSEVFRLLGAKPLSDAREFEEIFKRLAGKIVCHQAIGAVLAGILTTPALAPVAAFSLAWLRVAGANSVLPPWVRHQFPAVVPFLKKLRDIPCGDPTCPYCNETHDPDAQLNRFFGFDQFRPEPETGDGQSLQRAVVLTGLQDTPLLAILPTGGGKSLCYQLPALVRHLRRGLLTVVISPLQALMKDQIDNLVRMTGTPFAAAIYGLLTPPERGEVMERVRMGDVAILYLSPEQLRGSSIRKMLEQREIGCWVFDEAHCLSKWGHDFRPDYLYAARFIREFAEAQQLPLPPIACYTATAKPDVIEEITAYFQSELHQRLLLFAGGVERPNLSFDILPVSAPQKPEHAFDLLCRHIGGHPPGCAIVYAAKRRTTEEIRDYLIHRGLSAEAFHAGLDANEKRRIMDEFAAGRIPVICATNAFGMGIDKNDIRLVLHYDIPGSLENYLQEAGRAGRDLKPAHCILLYDPEDAEAQFKLGAVSEISKEEIQRILRCLKRGKRNRENDIVITTQELLRDEELSEVFEKSDPVTDTKIKTAVSWLERAGFLQRNQNLTQVFQGKPIVKTLAEAETIINRLKISPLVRKLWRGILGQLFNAPGDRGLSADDIAESLFSSVDEMKLLERQFGLTPSQIVIQAMHEMAEARLLDKGMMLTAFLRYRGKNNALKLFDYVVNLEERFLKLLGEEAPDADTGTWVDLDINAANQRLQADGDTSNPVTLRALIKGLVFDGKGLAGSHGSIELKHVDRNRYRVSLQRNWIALRETAALRRNVARVLLLHLLAKAKKASPEGTAESPTEALVEFGTNELSDAIRHDLLLHAKVQKPLAAIDRALMFLHEHKIIALQSGLAVFRQALTIRLNPKDAKRQYTVGDYKPLAVHYRERRFQVHVIMEYATLAMDKIARALTLVLDYFALPREHFVKKYFSDREEILQRATGIESYRRIVESLRNPIQIEIVGSPVHANRLILAGPGAGKTRVVVHRCAYLLRVERIPANRILVICFNHSAAVSLRKRLKDLVGPDALGVTVATYHGAAMRLAGISPRELMEARGTEGIDFDGLIADAVSLLKGEKEIPGMSADELRDQLLQGFSHILVDEYQDIDTDQYELVSAIAGRTLSEGEGKLSILAVGDDDQSIYGFRGANVEFLKRFQEDYKARPVYMVENYRATDHIIQAANNLIRHNRDRLKGDHPIRVNRERSADPAGGPWEQLDPLGQGRVQVLTVKDRAHQAAAVFNEISRLKSLDPGPDWSAVAVLARTHDALHPLRSVFEERGIPVQRSLTTGLPLHRIREVHRFLTDLKAIETEIRSASQLENLLPPSPSEGGETPWYQLLSDLWTAYREETADTRLPVGFLIDRLYEGLADQRREKTLGRGVFLNTVHGAKGLEFDHVFILDGDWHLPKAIDKQEEERRLLYVGMTRARSSLCLLEMEERRNPFIRELTGNAILRRRGATDGQLPADILNRRYAMIGLKDIYLGYAGGFDPDHPIHPKLTALSCGDPVTLVANGTYIDVCASDGVRIARLSKEGKRLWADRLGDIEAGRILGMLYWAAKDSDPLYKDRFKADSWEVPLIEVVLKGASCSAINRLWQLL, encoded by the coding sequence TTGCATTCAGCAGGAAAAAGCCCCCCTCCATTCCATGACGAATCCGCCCATTCCACAGAGAAGACGGCCATTGATCGATTGCTCTCGCGATTGCTGGCGTTCGATATTGAAGTCACCAAAACAGGCGCACTCCGGCATCTCGGCGCCGCTTTTCAGGACAAAACCTTCGAGTGGACCGGCGAAAAGGCGGTACGGTCGGCGCTGTTGAATCTCGACGACTTCGGCGCCGATGCGCGATATGTATTGGGCCATAATATCTTCAGCCACGATCTCCCCTTTCTTGCGGGCATGGCCCCTGAGCTTAAGATGTTAAGCCTTCCGATCATCGACACACTGTATCTTTCCCCCCTCGCCTTTCCCCAAAATCCCTATCACCGGCTAATCAAGGACTATAAGCTCGTTCGATCGTCCCTCAGTGATCCGCTGGAAGATGTCCGGTTGGCCTTGTCGGTCTTTCGGGAACAGTGGGAAAGCTTTGCGCAGCAATCTGAAAATTGCCCGGAGCTTCTCTCCTTTTACCGGTTTTGTTTCCAGGAAAGCCGATTCGGCGGGTTTTCCGGGCAAGGCCTGTCCGAAGTCTTTCGATTGCTAGGAGCAAAACCGCTTTCCGATGCTCGTGAATTTGAAGAAATCTTCAAGCGCCTGGCGGGAAAAATCGTCTGCCACCAGGCGATCGGGGCCGTCCTGGCCGGCATCCTTACGACGCCTGCGCTCGCTCCAGTGGCGGCCTTCAGCCTCGCATGGCTTCGCGTGGCCGGCGCCAACTCGGTGCTGCCGCCCTGGGTGAGGCACCAGTTTCCGGCCGTGGTACCGTTTCTGAAAAAATTGCGCGATATTCCCTGTGGCGATCCAACCTGCCCCTATTGCAACGAGACGCATGATCCGGATGCGCAATTAAACCGCTTTTTCGGCTTTGATCAATTCCGTCCGGAGCCCGAAACCGGAGATGGCCAAAGTCTTCAACGGGCCGTGGTGCTGACCGGATTGCAGGATACACCGCTGTTGGCGATTTTGCCGACCGGCGGGGGAAAGTCCTTGTGCTATCAGTTGCCGGCACTTGTTCGGCATCTTCGACGGGGCCTTCTGACCGTTGTTATCTCTCCCTTGCAGGCCCTCATGAAGGATCAGATCGATAACCTCGTCCGAATGACGGGCACCCCCTTTGCCGCCGCGATTTACGGGCTGCTGACGCCGCCCGAGCGGGGAGAGGTCATGGAGCGCGTCCGCATGGGAGACGTCGCGATTTTGTATCTCTCCCCGGAGCAATTGCGGGGATCTTCGATTCGAAAGATGCTCGAACAGCGCGAAATCGGATGCTGGGTCTTTGACGAGGCCCATTGCCTCTCCAAGTGGGGACACGATTTCAGGCCCGATTATCTCTATGCGGCCCGGTTTATCCGGGAATTTGCCGAAGCGCAACAGCTGCCGCTGCCGCCGATCGCCTGCTATACCGCAACCGCCAAACCCGATGTGATTGAAGAGATCACCGCTTATTTCCAATCCGAGCTGCATCAGCGTCTGCTCCTTTTTGCAGGAGGTGTCGAACGGCCGAACCTGAGCTTTGATATCCTGCCGGTGAGCGCACCGCAAAAACCCGAGCACGCCTTTGATCTGCTTTGCCGCCACATCGGCGGGCACCCCCCGGGATGCGCCATTGTCTATGCGGCAAAACGAAGAACTACGGAAGAGATAAGGGACTATTTGATTCATCGGGGGTTGAGCGCCGAAGCCTTTCATGCGGGACTCGATGCCAATGAAAAACGGCGGATCATGGATGAATTTGCGGCCGGCCGAATTCCGGTGATCTGCGCCACCAACGCCTTTGGCATGGGCATCGACAAAAACGATATTCGGCTTGTCCTGCATTACGACATCCCAGGGTCCCTTGAAAATTACCTCCAGGAGGCGGGCCGCGCCGGCCGGGATTTAAAGCCCGCCCATTGTATTCTTCTCTATGATCCCGAGGACGCGGAAGCGCAGTTTAAGCTCGGGGCCGTTTCGGAGATCAGCAAGGAAGAGATTCAGCGGATTCTTCGCTGTCTCAAACGCGGCAAACGAAACCGGGAAAACGACATTGTCATCACGACCCAGGAGTTGTTGCGCGACGAAGAACTCTCCGAAGTATTTGAAAAATCGGACCCCGTCACCGACACGAAAATCAAAACGGCCGTATCTTGGCTTGAGCGCGCCGGCTTCCTTCAACGAAACCAGAATCTCACGCAGGTGTTTCAGGGAAAACCGATCGTCAAAACCCTTGCAGAGGCCGAGACGATCATCAACCGGCTGAAGATATCCCCGCTCGTTCGGAAATTATGGCGCGGCATCCTCGGGCAGCTCTTTAACGCACCGGGCGACCGGGGACTCAGCGCCGATGATATCGCCGAATCTCTTTTTTCATCGGTGGACGAAATGAAGCTTCTGGAACGACAATTCGGGCTTACCCCCTCGCAGATCGTCATCCAGGCGATGCACGAGATGGCAGAGGCCCGCCTTCTCGATAAGGGAATGATGCTGACCGCTTTTTTGCGATACCGGGGAAAAAATAACGCCCTCAAGCTCTTCGACTACGTTGTGAATCTGGAAGAGCGGTTTTTAAAGCTCCTCGGCGAGGAAGCGCCGGACGCGGACACGGGCACCTGGGTGGATCTCGATATCAACGCCGCAAACCAGCGCCTGCAGGCAGACGGGGATACCAGCAACCCCGTCACCTTGCGAGCGCTTATAAAGGGTCTGGTCTTCGACGGCAAGGGGCTGGCCGGCTCCCACGGATCGATCGAGTTGAAACATGTGGACCGGAACCGCTATCGCGTATCGCTTCAACGGAACTGGATTGCCCTTCGGGAAACCGCAGCCTTACGCCGGAACGTCGCCCGCGTCCTGCTGCTGCATCTCTTGGCCAAGGCCAAAAAGGCTTCACCGGAGGGGACGGCGGAATCACCCACCGAGGCCTTGGTGGAATTCGGCACCAACGAGCTTAGCGATGCCATCCGCCACGATCTTTTGCTGCACGCCAAGGTGCAAAAGCCGCTCGCGGCCATCGACCGGGCCCTCATGTTCCTGCACGAGCATAAGATCATCGCACTTCAAAGCGGTTTGGCCGTCTTCCGGCAGGCCTTGACCATCCGGTTAAATCCGAAAGATGCCAAACGGCAATACACCGTTGGGGATTATAAACCCCTTGCTGTGCATTATCGGGAGCGCCGCTTCCAGGTGCACGTGATCATGGAATACGCGACCCTTGCGATGGATAAGATCGCCCGGGCCCTAACGCTCGTGCTCGATTATTTCGCGCTGCCCCGCGAGCACTTTGTTAAAAAATACTTTTCCGATCGGGAAGAGATTCTTCAGCGTGCCACCGGTATCGAGTCCTATCGCCGGATCGTCGAAAGCCTTCGCAATCCGATCCAGATCGAAATCGTCGGCAGCCCGGTTCATGCCAACCGGCTGATTCTCGCCGGACCGGGCGCCGGTAAAACCCGCGTGGTGGTCCACCGGTGCGCGTATCTGTTGCGGGTGGAACGCATCCCCGCCAACCGGATTCTTGTGATATGCTTTAACCACAGCGCCGCCGTATCGCTTCGAAAACGCTTGAAAGATCTGGTCGGTCCGGATGCCCTCGGCGTCACCGTTGCCACCTATCACGGCGCCGCCATGCGGCTTGCGGGCATTTCTCCCCGGGAACTCATGGAGGCGCGGGGAACCGAGGGGATCGATTTCGACGGCCTCATCGCCGATGCCGTCTCCCTCCTCAAGGGTGAAAAGGAGATTCCGGGGATGTCGGCCGATGAGTTGCGCGATCAGCTCCTTCAAGGCTTCAGCCACATCCTCGTCGATGAGTACCAGGATATCGACACGGATCAGTACGAGCTGGTCTCGGCCATTGCCGGGCGGACCCTTTCAGAGGGCGAAGGAAAACTTTCGATCCTTGCGGTCGGGGACGACGATCAGAGCATCTACGGCTTCAGGGGGGCCAATGTCGAATTTTTAAAGCGCTTTCAGGAAGATTACAAGGCCCGGCCCGTGTACATGGTCGAAAACTATCGCGCCACCGATCATATCATTCAAGCCGCAAATAACCTGATACGGCATAACCGGGACCGCTTGAAGGGGGACCACCCCATTCGGGTCAACCGTGAAAGAAGCGCCGATCCGGCCGGCGGCCCCTGGGAACAATTGGATCCGCTAGGCCAAGGCCGCGTCCAGGTCCTCACCGTAAAAGACCGCGCCCATCAGGCAGCCGCCGTTTTTAACGAGATAAGCCGCCTCAAATCCCTTGATCCCGGTCCGGACTGGAGCGCCGTTGCCGTTCTCGCCCGCACCCACGATGCGCTCCATCCGCTGCGATCCGTTTTCGAGGAAAGGGGAATACCCGTTCAACGCAGTCTCACGACAGGTCTTCCCCTGCACCGCATTCGCGAGGTGCATCGCTTTTTGACCGATCTAAAGGCAATTGAAACCGAAATTCGAAGCGCTTCTCAGCTTGAGAACCTCCTTCCCCCCTCCCCTTCCGAAGGCGGCGAAACGCCCTGGTATCAATTGCTGAGCGATCTTTGGACCGCTTACCGGGAAGAAACCGCCGATACCCGGTTGCCGGTCGGCTTTTTGATCGATCGGCTCTACGAGGGCCTGGCGGATCAGCGTCGCGAAAAAACGCTCGGGCGGGGCGTTTTTTTAAACACCGTGCATGGCGCAAAAGGCCTTGAGTTCGACCACGTCTTCATCCTTGACGGCGACTGGCATTTACCAAAGGCTATCGACAAACAGGAGGAAGAGCGAAGACTCTTATACGTCGGTATGACACGGGCCAGGTCCTCCCTGTGCCTCCTGGAGATGGAAGAGCGAAGAAACCCCTTTATCCGCGAACTGACCGGAAACGCCATTCTAAGACGCCGCGGCGCAACCGACGGGCAGCTTCCCGCCGACATATTAAATCGCCGCTATGCGATGATAGGCTTAAAAGATATCTACCTCGGCTACGCCGGCGGCTTTGACCCGGACCATCCGATTCACCCGAAATTAACCGCGCTTTCCTGCGGGGACCCGGTAACTTTGGTGGCCAACGGGACTTATATTGATGTCTGCGCTTCCGACGGGGTGCGGATCGCGCGGCTGTCAAAGGAGGGAAAGCGCCTCTGGGCGGATCGGCTCGGGGACATCGAAGCAGGAAGAATTCTTGGGATGCTGTACTGGGCCGCTAAAGACAGTGATCCGCTTTATAAAGACCGCTTTAAGGCCGACTCCTGGGAAGTGCCGCTGATCGAGGTGGTTTTGAAGGGGGCGTCCTGTTCGGCAATCAACCGCTTATGGCAACTGCTTTGA
- a CDS encoding methyltransferase domain-containing protein gives MKPSYVHGYDIRETIRLQDQASTLVELLHSDTVYPAGSKVLEAGCGVGAQTVTLAGNSPEAIITAIDISENSVTVARGKAEAAGITHVTFHQGDIFHLSFEPESFDHIFVCFVLEHLPRPVDALSILKKYLKAGGTITVIEGDHGSTYFYPDSALAHKAIHCQVELQRRSGGNAQIGRELYPLLSQAGYENIRVSPRMVYVDASRPELVEGFTKKTFTAMIEGVRDAALNAGITDPLTFDSGIQDLYRTTAPDGVFCYTFFKAVAISG, from the coding sequence TTGAAACCCTCCTATGTTCACGGCTACGATATCAGAGAAACCATCCGGCTTCAGGATCAAGCGTCTACGCTTGTCGAATTGCTGCATTCAGACACCGTTTATCCTGCCGGAAGCAAGGTGTTGGAAGCAGGCTGCGGCGTCGGGGCTCAGACGGTGACCCTTGCCGGCAATAGCCCGGAAGCAATCATCACCGCCATCGATATTTCAGAAAATTCCGTAACCGTTGCCAGAGGCAAGGCCGAGGCAGCCGGAATCACCCATGTAACATTCCATCAGGGCGACATTTTTCATTTATCCTTTGAGCCGGAATCCTTCGACCATATTTTCGTCTGTTTCGTGCTGGAACATTTACCTCGGCCTGTTGACGCATTAAGCATACTGAAAAAATATCTAAAAGCGGGTGGAACAATCACCGTGATAGAAGGCGATCACGGATCAACCTATTTTTATCCGGATAGCGCGCTGGCGCATAAGGCTATTCATTGCCAGGTCGAGTTGCAACGGCGTTCAGGAGGCAATGCCCAAATCGGCAGAGAATTGTACCCGCTTCTGAGTCAGGCCGGGTATGAAAACATACGAGTTTCCCCTCGAATGGTCTATGTGGATGCCAGCCGGCCTGAACTGGTCGAAGGGTTTACGAAAAAGACATTTACCGCCATGATTGAGGGCGTCCGTGACGCTGCGCTCAACGCCGGAATAACCGACCCGCTAACTTTCGATAGCGGCATTCAGGACCTTTACCGAACCACCGCACCGGACGGTGTCTTCTGCTATACCTTTTTCAAAGCAGTTGCCATAAGCGGTTGA
- a CDS encoding O-methyltransferase, whose amino-acid sequence MSEIVPNPYDYFRQFVPERSALLKRLEKEAVSEDIPIIGPVVGALLNILARVTGAERILELGCATGYSAIYMAEALNGSKGRIVTMENDPVFAERARENIAAAGYDGIITVRLTDAVTELSVLDPYVDMIFMDIEKEDYVRVLSDCHRLLKPGGLLVADNVGFKDADSFNRGIFNHPEWRAVNLFSFLPLHSPELDGLCLATRV is encoded by the coding sequence ATGTCCGAAATCGTCCCCAACCCTTATGACTATTTCAGACAATTTGTTCCTGAGAGATCCGCGTTGCTAAAACGGCTGGAGAAAGAAGCTGTTTCGGAAGACATTCCCATCATCGGGCCGGTGGTGGGTGCGCTGTTGAATATTCTTGCCCGCGTGACGGGTGCCGAACGGATTCTCGAGTTGGGATGTGCAACGGGGTATTCGGCGATTTACATGGCCGAAGCCCTGAACGGGTCCAAAGGGCGCATCGTGACGATGGAAAATGATCCGGTTTTTGCCGAACGGGCGCGGGAAAACATCGCGGCGGCCGGCTATGACGGCATCATAACGGTCCGTTTGACCGACGCGGTAACGGAACTGAGCGTCCTGGACCCGTATGTCGATATGATTTTCATGGATATCGAAAAAGAAGATTATGTCCGTGTCCTTTCGGACTGCCATCGGCTGCTCAAGCCCGGCGGATTGCTGGTGGCCGATAATGTGGGGTTTAAGGATGCGGATTCCTTCAACCGCGGCATTTTTAACCATCCCGAATGGCGAGCGGTCAATCTGTTTTCCTTTTTGCCCCTGCACTCTCCGGAGCTGGACGGGCTGTGTTTGGCGACCCGGGTGTGA